One genomic segment of Bombus vancouverensis nearcticus chromosome 11, iyBomVanc1_principal, whole genome shotgun sequence includes these proteins:
- the LOC143303393 gene encoding uncharacterized protein LOC143303393 — MVFDPNDPIELHTDASLDAYGAILMHKAEATGASRANGQVERVMSTLKNMFTTVETTGRSWQDAVGGIQLALNCTTNRITKSSPLELLIGKAARPYDLVLPDSIEEKTIDIAEVRQQALRNIETSAKYDKGRFDKEKARIVRFNFGDLVLRKNEERNQTKLDPKFRGPFVIAEILEENRYTLETLNSKRSYKDSHDRLRKMPESSVPAELDVCADDNDGDNNDTMSSVPT, encoded by the exons atggtattcgACCCAAACGATCCGATAGAACTCCATACAGACGCTAGTTTAGATGCATATGGggctattttaatgcacaagGCGGAAG CgaccggtgcgagtagggccaatggacaaGTAGAGCGTGTAATGAGCACactaaaaaatatgttcacgaCGGTAGAGACGACTGGGCGGTCGTGGCAAGACGCGGTCGGGGGAATACAACTGGCTTtaaattgcaccaccaaccgcATAACTAAGTCGAGCCCCTTAGAACTACTGATCGGTAAAGCAGCAAGACCTTATGACTTGGTATTACCTGATAGTATAGAAGAAAAGACAATAGACATCGCTGAGGTAAGACAACAGGCCCTAAGGAATATAGAGACTAGTGCCAAATACGACAAGGGCAGATTTGACAAAGAGAAAGCTAGAATAGTTCGGTTTAATTTCGGTGACCTTGTGTTAcgaaaaaacgaagagaggaatcagacgaagttagatcctaAGTTCAGGGGTCCATTTGTGATAGCAGAGATTTTAGAAGAGAATCGGTATACGTTAGAAACCTTAAACAGCAAAAGATCGTATAAAGACAGTCATGACAGACTAAGAAAAATGCCGGAAAGTAGCgttcctgctgagttggacgtCTGCGCTGATGACaacgacggtgataataacgat ACTATGTCCAGTgtgccaacctga